The proteins below come from a single Bradyrhizobium manausense genomic window:
- the gloB gene encoding hydroxyacylglutathione hydrolase: MAAEIHTFSCLNDNFGYLIHDVETKATASIDAPEAGPIIKALEREGWQLTDILITHHHGDHVGGVAELKQKYNCRVVAPHDKAARIADVDLRVANGDVVRVGTLLGRVLETPGHTLDHISYVFDTEKTLFAADTLFSIGCGRVFEGTYPMMWDSLLKLRALPDDFKLYCGHEYTASNVKFALTVDPDNAALQARAAEVAKLRAENKPTIPSLLGDEKRANVFLRADEPSIAARLHMKGADAAAVFGELRERKNKS; this comes from the coding sequence ATGGCTGCCGAAATTCATACTTTCAGCTGTTTAAACGACAATTTCGGTTACCTGATCCACGATGTGGAAACCAAGGCAACCGCCTCGATCGACGCGCCGGAAGCCGGCCCCATCATCAAGGCGTTGGAGCGGGAGGGCTGGCAGCTCACCGACATCCTGATCACCCATCATCACGGCGATCATGTCGGCGGGGTCGCCGAACTCAAGCAGAAATACAATTGCCGCGTCGTCGCGCCGCATGACAAAGCGGCCAGGATCGCCGATGTCGATTTGCGCGTCGCCAATGGCGACGTCGTCAGGGTCGGCACACTGCTCGGACGTGTGCTGGAGACGCCAGGCCACACGCTCGACCACATCTCCTACGTGTTCGATACCGAGAAGACGCTGTTCGCCGCCGATACGCTGTTCTCGATCGGCTGCGGCCGCGTGTTCGAGGGGACCTATCCGATGATGTGGGACTCGCTGCTGAAGCTGCGGGCCCTGCCCGACGACTTCAAGCTCTATTGCGGCCACGAATATACGGCGTCCAATGTCAAATTCGCGCTGACCGTCGATCCAGACAATGCGGCGCTCCAGGCGCGTGCGGCCGAGGTTGCGAAGCTGCGAGCGGAAAACAAGCCGACCATTCCCTCGCTGCTTGGTGATGAAAAGCGAGCAAACGTGTTCCTCCGCGCGGATGAACCGTCGATCGCAGCCAGGCTACACATGAAGGGCGCCGACGCCGCCGCGGTGTTCGGCGAGCTGCGAGAGCGCAAGAACAAATCCTGA
- a CDS encoding branched-chain amino acid ABC transporter permease — MISWPNLVSQLFNGLALGALLALISSGLTIIYGTLGVLNLAHGAMFMIGGYAGFVTYQYTESFILAVIAGSLFVMLLGVVMERVIIRHFYHRPHEDQLLVTFGLGICFVELVRLLFSSQSQIVPPPALFQGITNLGFMFYPTYRLAVVGIVAVALGALFIILYRTRLGMIVRAGIEDSVMVDSLGINVYRVFMVVFGIGAMAAGFAGIVNAPVVSLTPGIGDDILVQTFVVVVIGGVGSFPGAILGGLIAGEIISVTSMFNPGYAYVMLFAAMTLVLVVRPHGLLGVQGRE, encoded by the coding sequence ATGATCAGTTGGCCCAATCTCGTTTCGCAGCTTTTCAACGGGCTTGCGCTCGGCGCCCTGCTTGCGCTGATCAGCTCCGGCCTGACCATCATCTACGGCACCCTCGGCGTGCTCAACCTCGCGCATGGCGCGATGTTCATGATCGGCGGCTATGCCGGCTTCGTCACCTACCAGTACACGGAATCGTTCATCCTTGCGGTCATCGCGGGCTCGCTGTTCGTGATGCTGCTCGGCGTCGTGATGGAACGCGTCATCATCCGCCACTTCTATCATCGCCCGCACGAGGATCAGCTGCTGGTGACCTTCGGGCTCGGCATCTGCTTCGTCGAGCTCGTGCGCCTGCTGTTCTCGAGCCAGTCGCAGATCGTGCCGCCCCCGGCGCTGTTCCAGGGCATCACCAATCTCGGCTTCATGTTTTATCCGACCTACCGCCTCGCCGTCGTCGGCATCGTCGCCGTTGCGCTCGGCGCGCTGTTCATCATCCTCTACCGGACCCGGCTCGGCATGATCGTGCGCGCCGGTATCGAGGATTCGGTGATGGTCGATTCGCTCGGCATCAACGTCTACCGCGTCTTCATGGTCGTGTTCGGCATCGGCGCGATGGCCGCCGGCTTTGCCGGTATCGTCAACGCGCCGGTGGTGTCGCTGACCCCCGGCATCGGTGACGACATCCTGGTCCAGACCTTCGTCGTCGTGGTGATCGGCGGCGTCGGCTCGTTCCCCGGTGCGATCCTCGGCGGCCTGATCGCCGGCGAGATCATCAGCGTCACCTCCATGTTCAACCCCGGCTATGCCTATGTGATGCTGTTTGCGGCAATGACGCTCGTGCTCGTGGTACGACCGCATGGCCTGCTCGGCGTCCAGGGCCGCGAATAA
- a CDS encoding ABC transporter ATP-binding protein, whose amino-acid sequence MSLIEVNGLNSYYGDSHILFDVAMHVEQHEVVALLGRNGAGKSTTLKSLMGVVTPRSGSVKFDGIDIAGRRSHKIAQAGMQLVHEERRIFGSLSVEENILLAGITAPKRWPLGRIYEMFPRLKERRNNRGTELSGGEQQMLAIARALVRDPKIVLLDEPFEGLAPVIVHDLVKACRELAAAGQTIVLVEQNLAATLALATRIYIINNGHIVHEGPAQELKAQPELLQRYLGV is encoded by the coding sequence ATGAGCCTGATCGAGGTCAACGGCCTGAACAGCTATTACGGGGACTCCCACATCCTGTTCGACGTCGCCATGCACGTCGAACAGCACGAGGTGGTGGCGCTGCTCGGCCGCAATGGCGCCGGCAAGAGCACGACGCTGAAGAGCCTGATGGGCGTGGTGACGCCGCGCAGCGGCAGCGTGAAGTTCGACGGCATCGACATCGCCGGCCGCAGGAGCCACAAGATCGCCCAGGCGGGCATGCAGCTCGTTCACGAGGAACGCCGTATCTTCGGCAGCCTGTCCGTGGAGGAGAACATCCTCCTCGCCGGCATCACCGCGCCAAAGCGCTGGCCGCTCGGCCGCATCTACGAGATGTTCCCGCGGCTGAAGGAGCGCCGCAACAACCGCGGCACCGAGCTCTCCGGCGGCGAACAGCAGATGCTGGCGATCGCGCGGGCGCTGGTGCGCGATCCCAAGATCGTGCTGCTGGACGAGCCGTTCGAGGGACTGGCACCCGTGATCGTCCACGATCTGGTCAAGGCCTGCCGCGAACTCGCCGCCGCGGGCCAGACCATCGTGCTGGTCGAGCAGAATTTGGCGGCGACGCTGGCCCTGGCGACACGGATCTACATCATCAACAACGGCCATATCGTGCACGAAGGGCCGGCGCAGGAGCTCAAGGCCCAGCCGGAGCTGCTCCAGCGCTATCTCGGCGTCTGA
- a CDS encoding methyltransferase domain-containing protein, giving the protein MTIDVVDLREFYSRRLGIVARQMINRGIRQRWPNAEGQRVLGVGYPTPYLGLFREDAERCIAFMPAAQGVLKWPTGRPALATLVDEFSLPLPDAAVDRILMVHALEMSDDPAALLREVWRVLSPSGRVIAVIPNRRGVWTRSDNTPFGHGRPYSRSQITDLLRQTWFTPTGWGEALFMPPYAGRWVLKSAQMWERAGAALSLPFAGVHIVEATKQVYRAIPATRERARLIPSLKPVLVPSSTTVTRT; this is encoded by the coding sequence ATGACCATCGACGTCGTGGACCTTCGCGAGTTTTATTCCCGTCGCCTCGGAATTGTGGCGCGGCAGATGATCAATCGCGGCATCAGGCAGCGCTGGCCGAATGCCGAGGGCCAGCGCGTGCTCGGCGTCGGCTATCCGACGCCCTATCTCGGCCTGTTCCGCGAGGACGCGGAGCGCTGCATCGCCTTCATGCCGGCGGCCCAGGGCGTGTTGAAATGGCCGACCGGACGACCGGCGCTGGCCACGCTGGTCGACGAGTTCTCACTGCCGCTCCCCGACGCTGCAGTGGATCGCATCCTGATGGTCCATGCGCTCGAGATGTCGGATGATCCGGCCGCGCTGTTGCGCGAGGTCTGGCGGGTGCTGTCGCCCTCGGGGCGCGTCATCGCGGTGATCCCGAACCGGCGTGGCGTGTGGACGCGCAGCGACAACACGCCGTTCGGCCACGGCCGACCCTATTCGCGCTCGCAGATCACGGACCTGCTGCGCCAGACCTGGTTCACGCCGACCGGCTGGGGCGAGGCGCTGTTCATGCCGCCCTATGCTGGCCGCTGGGTGCTGAAATCGGCGCAGATGTGGGAGCGTGCCGGTGCTGCGCTCTCGCTGCCCTTCGCAGGCGTCCACATCGTCGAAGCGACCAAACAGGTCTATCGCGCGATCCCCGCCACGCGTGAACGGGCGCGGCTGATTCCGTCGTTGAAGCCGGTGCTGGTGCCGTCCTCGACGACGGTGACGCGGACCTGA
- the prmC gene encoding peptide chain release factor N(5)-glutamine methyltransferase: protein MAPLATGFDSGHSVESARRALTARLQAGGIEEPSLDARLLVGAAVGLDLTGLITQADRHLAPEEATRLEAYVQRRLAHEPVARILGIREFWGLPFRLSEATLVPRPDTETVVELALEIFRERAVSERRPLIADIGTGSGAILLALLHEIPDAFGVGTDLSLTALHTARSNAAALGLADRAGFVACSYAAALRGPFDLIVSNPPYIPAGEIPKLSIEVREHDPHLALDGGNDGYDAYRALIPQAVERLLPGGALIVEAGQGQAGDIETLMAAAALSIDRPPKADLAGIPRAVSARKMPP, encoded by the coding sequence ATGGCTCCCTTGGCGACAGGCTTCGATTCCGGACACAGCGTCGAGAGTGCGCGGCGCGCGCTCACGGCGCGACTGCAAGCGGGCGGCATCGAGGAGCCATCTCTCGATGCACGCCTGCTCGTCGGCGCCGCGGTGGGGCTCGATCTGACCGGCCTGATCACGCAGGCAGACCGACACCTCGCGCCGGAAGAGGCCACGCGGCTCGAAGCATATGTGCAGCGACGGCTCGCACATGAGCCGGTCGCCCGCATTCTCGGTATCAGGGAGTTCTGGGGCCTGCCGTTCCGCCTGTCCGAGGCGACGCTGGTGCCGCGGCCGGATACCGAGACTGTGGTCGAACTGGCGCTCGAGATTTTTCGCGAACGCGCGGTCTCAGAACGGCGCCCGCTCATCGCCGATATAGGCACCGGATCCGGCGCAATCCTGCTCGCGCTGCTGCACGAGATTCCCGATGCATTCGGCGTCGGCACCGATCTCAGTCTCACCGCGCTTCATACCGCCCGGAGCAATGCCGCCGCCCTCGGCCTTGCCGACCGCGCCGGCTTCGTTGCCTGCTCCTACGCGGCGGCACTTCGCGGCCCGTTCGATCTCATCGTGTCGAACCCGCCCTATATTCCCGCAGGGGAAATTCCGAAGCTGAGCATCGAGGTGCGCGAGCACGATCCGCATCTGGCGCTCGACGGCGGCAATGACGGCTATGACGCCTATCGTGCCCTGATCCCGCAGGCGGTCGAGCGGCTCCTCCCCGGCGGGGCCCTTATCGTAGAGGCCGGACAGGGCCAGGCCGGAGACATTGAAACCTTGATGGCAGCCGCCGCGTTATCGATCGACAGGCCGCCCAAGGCCGATCTGGCGGGCATTCCGAGGGCGGTCTCCGCCCGAAAAATGCCCCCATAA
- a CDS encoding DUF4167 domain-containing protein, which translates to MRNGQNKQRMRNRNNNNNNNNNNRRGQNPMTRVYESNGPDIKIRGTASHIAEKYLQLARDARSSGDPVAAENYYQHAEHYFRLIAAAQEQFRQNQQPRGDEPISTSSDDNEDDGENFSNFGQEPGFVPQPPQQQQPFMRDRDGQRDQQREYQPRDNQQPYQRDQQQPREHRERDHRPQPQYQQPQPPQNQPQPVVADAGSVDRLPSFITGAQPQANGAPGNFEGGNGGGGERYPRRRRRPHNGPRPEREAAPAATSDDLASGE; encoded by the coding sequence ATGAGAAACGGTCAGAACAAGCAGCGGATGCGCAACCGCAACAACAATAACAATAACAACAATAATAACCGGCGCGGCCAGAACCCGATGACCCGGGTCTACGAATCGAACGGCCCCGACATCAAGATCCGCGGCACCGCCTCGCACATCGCCGAAAAATATCTTCAGCTTGCGCGTGACGCGCGCTCCTCCGGCGACCCGGTCGCCGCCGAAAACTACTACCAGCACGCCGAGCATTATTTTCGCCTGATCGCGGCGGCCCAGGAACAGTTCCGCCAGAACCAGCAGCCGCGCGGCGACGAGCCCATCAGCACGAGCAGCGACGACAACGAGGACGACGGCGAGAATTTCTCGAATTTCGGCCAGGAGCCGGGCTTCGTTCCGCAGCCGCCGCAGCAACAGCAGCCCTTCATGCGCGACCGCGACGGCCAGCGTGATCAGCAGCGCGAATACCAGCCGCGCGACAATCAGCAGCCCTATCAGCGCGATCAGCAGCAGCCCCGCGAGCACCGCGAACGCGACCATCGTCCGCAGCCGCAATATCAGCAGCCGCAGCCGCCGCAGAACCAGCCGCAACCTGTCGTCGCCGATGCCGGCAGCGTCGATCGCCTGCCGTCCTTCATCACCGGCGCGCAACCGCAGGCGAATGGCGCGCCTGGCAACTTCGAAGGCGGCAATGGCGGCGGTGGCGAGCGCTATCCGCGGCGCCGGCGCCGGCCGCATAACGGCCCGCGCCCCGAGCGCGAGGCGGCTCCGGCCGCGACCAGTGACGATCTCGCCTCCGGCGAGTAA
- a CDS encoding MarR family winged helix-turn-helix transcriptional regulator: MADPKRKAARAASTAPSKGRAMRDADYAALAQFRYQLRTFLAFSETAAQNAGLTPQQHQALLAIKGLTDTGGVSVGAIARFLLIRHHTAVELVDRMAKLKLIGRETDPEDARRVLVKLTARGEQKLRSLSRIHLDELGAAAPALAKILRSFKAKTR, translated from the coding sequence ATGGCTGACCCAAAGCGGAAGGCAGCACGCGCGGCGTCCACCGCGCCCTCAAAGGGCCGCGCGATGCGCGACGCCGACTATGCCGCGCTGGCCCAATTTCGCTATCAGCTCCGCACCTTCCTGGCCTTCAGCGAGACCGCGGCGCAAAACGCCGGTTTGACGCCGCAGCAGCATCAGGCGCTGCTGGCGATCAAGGGGTTGACCGACACCGGCGGCGTGAGCGTCGGCGCCATCGCGCGCTTCCTCCTGATCCGGCACCACACCGCCGTGGAACTGGTGGATCGCATGGCGAAGCTGAAGCTGATCGGCCGGGAAACCGATCCGGAAGACGCACGGCGCGTGCTGGTCAAGCTGACGGCGAGGGGCGAGCAGAAGCTGCGCTCGCTGTCGCGCATCCATCTGGACGAATTGGGTGCGGCCGCGCCCGCATTGGCCAAGATCCTGCGATCGTTCAAGGCCAAGACGCGCTGA
- a CDS encoding substrate-binding protein — MTDDLIRRGLSRRGLLQTTAGLIGGSMLPAMPAFAEDKPAIGTYPAGVSGSTAFIGISVPRTGTYAVQGEDELKGYQLAIEHINQGHELIKKISPKTSKGVLGKELKFGVADSAAKPNEAVQAQQRFISENKAIMITGGTSSAVAVALNKLAQREHVLFVCGISGSNDTTGKDCVRYGFRQNFFGQTAAAAIGPVMVKEFGKGKKAAYLTPDYTYGHTVTKSMQDFLATAGWTTATNQVAPLGAPDYSSYLLNVANSGADVLINVNWGHDAVLSTQQAKQFGVLDKMKLVVPYQVPFIARETGGLMQGVYAATDYWWTIEDKFPLAKMFNEAFEKKYGYKPEWGAENAYVSFAHWAHMCEQAGSFNPPDVIKAYEKGETIPSLVGDVHYRPEDHQCIRPVIIVKGKQQKDMKNKEDWYDVVEIVPGEGLMQKPDAFGCHLGDYT, encoded by the coding sequence ATGACTGACGATCTCATCCGCCGCGGCCTTTCGCGCCGTGGCCTGCTGCAGACCACGGCAGGTCTCATCGGCGGCTCGATGCTGCCCGCCATGCCAGCCTTTGCCGAGGACAAGCCCGCGATCGGCACCTATCCCGCGGGCGTTTCGGGTTCTACCGCCTTTATCGGCATCTCCGTGCCGCGCACCGGCACCTACGCGGTGCAGGGTGAGGACGAGCTCAAGGGCTACCAGCTCGCGATCGAGCACATCAACCAGGGCCACGAGCTGATCAAGAAGATCTCGCCCAAGACCAGCAAGGGCGTGCTCGGCAAGGAATTGAAGTTCGGCGTCGCGGATTCCGCGGCCAAGCCGAACGAAGCGGTGCAGGCGCAGCAGCGTTTCATCAGCGAGAACAAGGCCATCATGATCACCGGCGGCACGTCATCCGCCGTTGCGGTCGCGCTGAACAAGCTGGCCCAGCGCGAGCATGTGCTGTTCGTGTGCGGCATCTCGGGATCGAACGACACCACCGGCAAGGACTGCGTTCGCTACGGCTTCCGCCAGAACTTCTTCGGCCAGACCGCAGCGGCAGCGATCGGCCCTGTCATGGTCAAGGAGTTCGGCAAGGGCAAGAAGGCGGCCTATCTGACGCCTGATTACACCTACGGTCACACCGTGACCAAGTCGATGCAGGACTTCCTCGCGACCGCAGGCTGGACCACCGCGACCAACCAGGTCGCGCCGCTCGGCGCTCCCGACTATTCCTCGTATCTGCTGAACGTCGCGAACTCCGGTGCCGACGTGCTCATCAACGTCAACTGGGGCCACGACGCCGTGCTGTCGACCCAGCAAGCCAAGCAGTTCGGCGTGCTCGACAAGATGAAGCTGGTCGTCCCCTATCAGGTGCCCTTCATCGCGCGCGAAACCGGCGGCCTGATGCAGGGCGTCTATGCCGCAACCGACTATTGGTGGACGATCGAGGACAAGTTCCCGCTGGCCAAGATGTTCAACGAGGCCTTCGAGAAGAAGTACGGCTACAAGCCGGAATGGGGCGCCGAGAACGCCTATGTCAGCTTCGCGCACTGGGCCCACATGTGCGAGCAGGCCGGCAGCTTCAATCCGCCCGACGTGATCAAGGCCTATGAGAAGGGCGAGACGATCCCCTCCCTCGTCGGAGACGTGCATTACCGCCCCGAGGATCACCAGTGCATTCGCCCGGTGATCATCGTCAAGGGCAAGCAGCAGAAAGACATGAAGAACAAGGAAGACTGGTACGACGTCGTCGAGATCGTCCCGGGTGAAGGCCTGATGCAGAAGCCTGATGCCTTCGGCTGCCATCTCGGCGACTACACCTGA
- a CDS encoding branched-chain amino acid ABC transporter ATP-binding protein/permease, with protein sequence MLKQRPFLIETLTAIGLIVAPFVLPHLGFAPNTVNRILVWGLFGLGFDILFGFTGLLSFGQSAFYGTGGFVAAYLLTRAGFSNVLGALIIGMIAAAATGYLIGLIALRRTGIYFAMITVAIAEVFFFVEFNPLSDFTGGENGLPGVPTPSFNLGFTSIHFTNGWSLYQFIALCYFIGVIIALRIVRSPVGAIFSAIRDNPLRATAVGHNIHGYKLTAFVIAAAYAGFAGGLLGVLQAFMPPDAFTFDTSGQLVMQTAIGGRGTLFGPLVGATVWLFLQDFLQSALGLGAAWKLVLGVVFVLLVCFLRGGIIGGFVDLYHLVSGKRAEKAAETEETEVETPQQAPPAPLQAKEVAHPVYSGPILKATGLTKRYGGLVANSDIDFSVDQGELRGIIGPNGAGKSTFFKMLTCEVPPTSGQIMFEGRDITGLRVTDVCQLGLTKSYQVNQLFTGLTVRQNLTIAALAELRGKFRLDLFRSLSGVKGLTEQVEHTLALVNLTRRADTPVSELAYGEKRRLEIGLALATSPRLLLLDEPLAGMSPRERVETVKLLKSIARGRTMIIIDHDMDSLFELVERVTVLQEGRVLVSGTPEEIKNNAAVQEAYLGGVHGEIAA encoded by the coding sequence ATGCTCAAGCAACGCCCGTTCCTGATCGAGACACTGACGGCCATCGGCCTGATCGTGGCTCCCTTCGTGCTGCCGCATCTCGGCTTTGCGCCGAACACTGTGAACCGGATCCTGGTCTGGGGCCTGTTCGGCCTCGGCTTCGACATCCTGTTCGGCTTCACCGGCCTCTTGTCGTTCGGCCAGTCCGCCTTCTACGGCACCGGCGGCTTCGTCGCCGCCTACCTGCTGACCCGCGCCGGCTTCAGCAACGTGCTCGGCGCGCTGATCATCGGCATGATCGCGGCGGCTGCGACCGGCTATCTGATCGGCCTGATCGCGCTCCGCCGCACCGGCATCTATTTCGCCATGATCACGGTGGCGATCGCTGAGGTGTTCTTCTTCGTCGAGTTCAATCCGCTCTCGGATTTCACCGGCGGCGAGAACGGTTTGCCGGGCGTGCCGACGCCGAGCTTCAATCTCGGCTTCACCAGCATCCATTTCACCAATGGCTGGTCGCTCTATCAGTTCATCGCGCTGTGCTATTTCATCGGCGTCATCATTGCGCTTCGGATCGTCCGCTCGCCGGTCGGTGCCATCTTCAGCGCGATCAGGGACAATCCGCTGCGCGCCACCGCGGTCGGCCACAACATCCACGGCTACAAGCTGACCGCCTTCGTGATCGCCGCGGCATATGCGGGCTTCGCCGGCGGCCTGCTCGGTGTGCTCCAGGCCTTCATGCCGCCCGATGCTTTCACCTTCGACACGTCAGGCCAGCTCGTGATGCAGACCGCCATCGGCGGCCGCGGCACGCTGTTCGGGCCGCTGGTCGGCGCAACCGTCTGGCTGTTCCTTCAGGATTTCCTGCAATCCGCGCTTGGCCTCGGAGCTGCCTGGAAGCTCGTGCTCGGCGTCGTGTTCGTGCTGCTGGTCTGCTTCCTGCGTGGTGGCATCATCGGCGGCTTCGTCGATCTCTATCACCTCGTCTCCGGGAAGCGGGCCGAGAAGGCTGCGGAGACGGAGGAGACCGAAGTCGAGACGCCGCAGCAAGCCCCGCCTGCCCCACTACAGGCCAAGGAGGTCGCGCATCCCGTCTATTCCGGCCCTATCCTGAAGGCCACCGGCCTCACCAAACGTTATGGCGGCCTCGTCGCCAACAGCGACATCGATTTCAGCGTTGATCAGGGCGAGCTGCGCGGCATCATCGGCCCCAACGGCGCCGGCAAGTCGACCTTCTTCAAGATGCTGACCTGCGAGGTCCCGCCGACCTCGGGCCAGATCATGTTCGAGGGGCGCGACATCACGGGACTGAGGGTCACCGACGTCTGCCAGCTCGGCCTCACCAAGAGCTATCAGGTCAACCAGCTCTTCACGGGTCTCACGGTGCGGCAGAACCTGACGATCGCCGCCCTCGCCGAGCTGCGCGGAAAATTCCGGCTCGACCTGTTCCGCTCGCTCTCCGGTGTCAAGGGTCTGACGGAGCAGGTGGAGCACACGCTCGCGCTGGTCAATCTGACCCGCCGCGCCGACACGCCGGTGTCCGAGCTCGCCTATGGCGAGAAGCGCAGGCTGGAGATCGGGCTCGCGCTCGCCACCTCGCCCCGCCTGCTGTTGCTCGACGAGCCGCTCGCCGGCATGAGCCCGCGCGAGCGGGTCGAGACCGTCAAGCTGCTCAAATCGATCGCGCGCGGCCGTACCATGATCATCATCGACCACGACATGGATTCGCTGTTCGAGCTGGTCGAACGCGTGACGGTGCTGCAGGAAGGCCGCGTGCTGGTCTCCGGCACACCGGAGGAAATCAAGAACAACGCCGCGGTGCAGGAAGCCTATCTCGGTGGCGTGCACGGAGAGATCGCCGCATGA
- the prfA gene encoding peptide chain release factor 1 yields MSSLPEAKLDVLLAHHASLEAESLGQLSSERYVQVTRELAEINPLIEAVKTYRSAVKELADTEALIADAATDPEIRSMAEAERDELNPKIEDLVQKIRVALLPKDAMDDRNVVLEIRAGTGGDEASLFAGDLFRMYERFASLQGWKVEVISASEGTVGGFKEIIAEVQGRGAFSKLKFESGVHRVQRVPDTETQGRIHTSAATVAVLPEVEDVDVEIKNDDLRIETMRAQGAGGQHVNKTESAIRITHIPTGIVVMMQDSRSQHKNRASAMNILRSRIYDAERQRVDAARSAERKEKVGSGDRSERIRTYNFPQGRVTDHRINLTLYKLPQVIAGEALGELTDALTTEHQAAQLAAQGAAA; encoded by the coding sequence ATGTCGTCACTCCCCGAAGCCAAACTGGACGTCCTGCTCGCGCATCACGCCTCGCTCGAGGCCGAATCGCTGGGCCAGCTCTCCTCCGAGCGCTATGTGCAGGTCACGCGCGAGCTCGCCGAGATCAACCCGCTGATCGAGGCGGTGAAGACTTACCGGTCAGCCGTCAAGGAACTCGCCGACACAGAAGCGCTGATCGCTGATGCCGCCACCGATCCCGAGATTCGCAGCATGGCGGAAGCCGAACGCGACGAGCTCAATCCCAAGATCGAGGATCTCGTCCAGAAGATTCGCGTGGCGCTGCTGCCCAAGGACGCCATGGACGACCGTAACGTCGTGCTGGAAATCCGCGCCGGCACCGGCGGCGACGAGGCTTCGCTGTTCGCCGGCGATCTGTTCCGGATGTATGAGCGCTTCGCGAGCTTGCAGGGCTGGAAGGTCGAGGTGATCTCGGCGAGCGAGGGCACGGTCGGCGGCTTCAAGGAAATCATCGCGGAGGTGCAGGGCCGCGGCGCGTTCTCGAAGCTGAAGTTCGAATCCGGCGTGCACCGGGTGCAGCGCGTGCCTGACACCGAAACGCAGGGACGCATCCACACCTCGGCCGCCACGGTTGCCGTGCTACCCGAGGTCGAGGATGTCGACGTCGAGATCAAGAACGACGATCTGCGCATCGAGACCATGCGCGCGCAGGGCGCGGGCGGCCAGCACGTCAACAAGACGGAATCGGCAATCCGCATCACCCACATCCCGACCGGCATCGTGGTGATGATGCAGGACAGCCGCTCTCAGCATAAGAACCGCGCCTCCGCCATGAACATCCTGCGCTCGCGCATCTATGATGCCGAGCGGCAGCGCGTCGACGCCGCACGCTCGGCCGAACGCAAGGAGAAGGTCGGCTCCGGCGACCGCAGCGAGCGCATCCGCACCTATAATTTCCCGCAAGGCCGCGTCACCGATCACCGCATCAACCTGACGCTCTACAAGCTGCCGCAGGTGATCGCCGGCGAAGCGCTCGGCGAATTGACCGATGCACTGACCACCGAGCACCAGGCGGCGCAGCTCGCCGCGCAGGGCGCGGCAGCCTGA
- a CDS encoding HIT family protein has product MTAYDDQNVFAKILRGEIPCFEVFRDERSFAFLDIMPRSPGHTLVIPRAPARGILDIADGDLAAVARTAKRIALAAMKAFDADGIILQQFSEPASGQVVFHLHMHVMPVRAGIELLPAQTRNEDKAVLAEHAKRMIAALGD; this is encoded by the coding sequence ATGACGGCCTATGACGATCAGAACGTCTTCGCGAAGATCCTGCGCGGCGAGATTCCCTGCTTCGAGGTGTTCAGGGACGAGCGCAGCTTCGCTTTCCTGGACATCATGCCGCGCTCGCCCGGGCATACGCTGGTGATCCCGAGAGCGCCGGCGCGCGGCATTCTCGACATCGCGGATGGCGATCTCGCCGCGGTCGCCCGGACCGCCAAGCGGATCGCGCTCGCCGCCATGAAGGCGTTCGATGCGGACGGCATCATCCTGCAGCAGTTCAGCGAGCCGGCCAGCGGCCAGGTGGTGTTTCACCTGCACATGCACGTGATGCCGGTCAGGGCCGGCATCGAGCTCTTGCCGGCGCAGACGCGTAACGAAGACAAGGCCGTGCTCGCCGAGCACGCCAAGCGGATGATCGCGGCGCTTGGCGATTGA